Sequence from the Priestia megaterium genome:
GGACTTTTCCATTCAGCGAAAACAGAACCAAACCATTGTTAGTATTAAAAAGGAGGTTATGTAAATGCAGCCGTTTCGTATTTTAATTGTAGATGATCATGCTCACGCAAGAGAAGGCATTCGTGATATTTTAGAAGAATATGAAGATTTTATAATTGTTGGTGAAGGAACCAACGGGCAAGAAGCAATTGAACTAACCGAAAAATTAATGCCTGACATTGTGCTAATGGATATTGGAATGCCCGTGATGAATGGATTAGAAGCGACAAAACAAATTAAGCTTCAGTTTCCGTACGTTAAAATTGTTGTCATCACGGTTTCAGACGATATTACGGATTTATTTGATGCGCTGAAAAAAGGCGCACAGGGCTATTTGTTAAAAAACCTGCAGTCTGAAGTATGGTACGACTATTTGCGTGCATTCGCTTTAGATGAAGTTCCTATGTCAAAAGAAATTGCGTTTCAAATTT
This genomic interval carries:
- a CDS encoding response regulator; the protein is MQPFRILIVDDHAHAREGIRDILEEYEDFIIVGEGTNGQEAIELTEKLMPDIVLMDIGMPVMNGLEATKQIKLQFPYVKIVVITVSDDITDLFDALKKGAQGYLLKNLQSEVWYDYLRAFALDEVPMSKEIAFQILKEFPQETSITKPDTPLSARELEVLQLVAKGLSNRDISAQLFISEHTVKSHLKNILSKLHLENRVQLTSYAFQNGLMN